Proteins from a genomic interval of Paenibacillus sp. FSL H8-0048:
- a CDS encoding MFS transporter, with the protein MSETRIDGQATTPLGRLTVGIVIGFGLMMLALLTPGILLLTFRMMDIDPDGYLKSYGMVAGIGAFFALIGNPIGGAVSDRTNIAFGRRRTWILLGALLGSAGLVLVGFGTAIWQIVIGWSAAQFFFNFAMASYMALIPEQVKPEKQGTISGIIGLVGPAAASAGMVLMMVMTSVSAEVKWTLLILLGVIGPVVSLFLIKDGKVTITAAPKSKVKVMEQISKIYPSPRKYPSFTFAIVAKFFLMLGFGSASYLTVMLVNRMNYTQEEATKGLGVINIAMILAMALMSIVGGAWSDKVRKQKPFLYTSAAIMIIGILIFAFVPQFPAIMTAAVILGLGAGCFSAVDTALVARILPRKEDAAKDFGIMNVANTLPQSIVPALAPLVIGLVGWSSYFLTFGIFLLLSMVCVRYLPEIGQFKGEKPAAQELSPLVEPDSTVP; encoded by the coding sequence ATGAGTGAGACAAGAATTGACGGCCAGGCCACTACACCGTTAGGCCGGTTGACCGTGGGGATCGTTATTGGTTTCGGGTTAATGATGCTCGCATTGCTGACGCCAGGAATCCTGCTGTTGACCTTCCGAATGATGGATATTGACCCGGACGGATATTTAAAATCATACGGTATGGTTGCCGGGATTGGGGCTTTCTTTGCCCTGATTGGTAATCCCATAGGCGGTGCAGTCAGTGACCGGACGAATATCGCGTTTGGACGCCGCCGTACGTGGATTCTGCTTGGGGCGCTGCTTGGCAGCGCCGGGCTCGTTCTGGTCGGATTCGGGACCGCCATCTGGCAAATCGTGATCGGCTGGTCTGCTGCACAATTCTTCTTCAATTTCGCGATGGCCTCTTATATGGCCCTTATCCCGGAACAGGTGAAACCGGAGAAGCAGGGGACGATCTCGGGAATTATCGGTCTTGTGGGTCCGGCTGCTGCATCGGCGGGTATGGTGCTGATGATGGTGATGACTTCCGTTAGCGCGGAGGTGAAGTGGACGCTGCTAATTCTGCTGGGAGTAATCGGACCTGTGGTCAGCCTGTTCCTGATCAAGGATGGTAAAGTAACGATTACAGCTGCTCCCAAATCCAAGGTAAAGGTTATGGAGCAGATCAGCAAAATTTATCCCAGCCCGAGAAAATATCCGTCGTTTACCTTCGCGATTGTAGCTAAGTTCTTTTTGATGCTGGGTTTCGGCAGTGCCAGTTATCTTACAGTTATGCTGGTTAACCGGATGAACTATACGCAAGAGGAAGCGACCAAAGGATTAGGAGTCATCAATATTGCGATGATTCTGGCGATGGCACTGATGAGCATTGTGGGGGGAGCCTGGTCGGACAAGGTACGGAAGCAAAAGCCTTTCCTGTATACCTCAGCGGCGATTATGATCATTGGAATTCTGATCTTTGCGTTTGTTCCGCAATTCCCGGCAATCATGACAGCAGCAGTTATCCTCGGTCTGGGGGCAGGCTGCTTCTCGGCAGTGGATACCGCACTTGTAGCCAGAATTCTTCCGCGTAAGGAAGATGCCGCCAAGGATTTCGGAATTATGAACGTGGCGAATACATTGCCGCAGTCCATCGTACCCGCTCTTGCTCCACTAGTAATAGGCCTGGTCGGATGGTCCTCCTACTTCCTGACCTTTGGGATTTTCCTGCTCCTCAGCATGGTATGCGTGAGATATTTGCCGGAGATTGGACAATTCAAGGGGGAGAAACCGGCTGCGCAAGAGCTAAGCCCGCTTGTGGAACCGGATTCCACCGTGCCATAA
- a CDS encoding ABC transporter substrate-binding protein has protein sequence MKLRKAASFAIALTVVTGLLAGCSKGNSANSAVKEDKGNEGTQTQQASKDVKLTFFNTSAEVNTVFEELFKKYHEQNPQVTIELIPTPIGGAQLEKFQSLLASGNPATIVNLDAGTILQYKDDFLDLEPEKAKYEALTNPGAIDGALLDGQFLGIPWTAQGYGLLYNKRAVEEGIDGAFDPASVKTRDDLEAVFKKIEAAGKAPVMLHGADWSLGAHYLGLTYSLQSQKVEDNRKFVEELKNGQVNLTENPQFTGLMDTFDLLKKYNARKSDPLVADYNRDSADFAKGAAAFYFMGDWSWAVIGTLEGRDADFGILPLPVSNNPEDFGNTQVAYSEPKLFAIDDSKSTPEQQEAAKAFIEWMVSSEDGQKAIISDMGLSMPYKDLKAKSTNIMSNAVSEYVKQGKIINIGVINYLPQDYWAKTGAAMQKYLVGNIDRQGLAQEVQDYWKSYAGK, from the coding sequence TTGAAATTGAGAAAAGCTGCAAGCTTCGCTATCGCTCTGACGGTGGTCACCGGATTACTCGCAGGCTGCTCCAAGGGGAATTCAGCTAATAGTGCCGTCAAGGAAGACAAGGGGAATGAGGGAACACAGACACAGCAAGCCTCCAAGGACGTTAAGCTCACCTTCTTCAATACCTCCGCAGAAGTCAATACCGTATTCGAGGAGCTGTTCAAGAAATATCATGAGCAGAATCCGCAGGTGACGATTGAACTGATTCCTACACCGATCGGCGGTGCGCAGCTTGAGAAGTTCCAATCCCTGCTGGCCTCCGGCAATCCGGCGACAATCGTGAATCTGGATGCAGGCACCATACTTCAATATAAGGATGATTTCCTGGATTTAGAGCCGGAGAAGGCGAAGTATGAAGCCCTCACCAATCCGGGAGCCATCGACGGCGCATTGCTGGACGGACAATTCCTTGGTATTCCCTGGACTGCCCAAGGCTATGGTCTGCTGTATAACAAGCGTGCGGTAGAAGAGGGTATCGACGGTGCCTTTGATCCTGCATCCGTGAAGACCCGTGATGATCTGGAAGCGGTCTTCAAAAAGATTGAAGCGGCCGGCAAAGCACCGGTCATGCTTCACGGAGCAGACTGGTCGCTCGGCGCCCACTATCTGGGATTAACCTATTCCTTGCAGTCGCAGAAGGTGGAGGACAACCGGAAGTTCGTAGAGGAGCTGAAGAACGGGCAGGTTAACCTGACGGAGAATCCGCAGTTCACCGGACTGATGGATACCTTCGATCTGCTGAAAAAATACAACGCGCGTAAGAGCGACCCGCTCGTTGCCGATTATAACCGCGACAGTGCAGATTTCGCCAAGGGAGCTGCCGCCTTCTACTTCATGGGGGACTGGAGCTGGGCGGTCATCGGAACGCTGGAGGGCCGCGATGCCGACTTCGGTATCCTGCCGCTGCCGGTGAGCAATAACCCGGAGGACTTCGGCAACACGCAAGTCGCTTACAGCGAGCCTAAGCTGTTCGCCATTGATGATTCTAAGTCTACGCCGGAGCAGCAGGAAGCCGCCAAAGCGTTCATCGAATGGATGGTCAGCAGCGAGGACGGGCAGAAGGCCATCATTAGCGATATGGGGCTGTCCATGCCGTATAAGGATCTTAAGGCGAAGAGCACGAACATCATGTCCAATGCCGTCAGCGAATACGTGAAGCAAGGGAAGATTATCAATATCGGTGTGATTAATTACCTGCCGCAGGATTACTGGGCCAAGACCGGAGCTGCTATGCAGAAGTACTTGGTAGGCAATATCGACCGCCAGGGGCTTGCGCAGGAGGTTCAGGATTACTGGAAATCGTATGCAGGGAAATAG
- a CDS encoding carbohydrate ABC transporter permease codes for MNKKLSLKNAGTFLVFGGPSIFAFAAVVIIPFIVGLYLTFTNWDVRTGDSSLIGFTNYLEVFRDKVFLQQLWFTLKYVFFTVVIANVFAFFIALTLTRGGRGEQWLRTGFFTPNLVGGIVLGYLWQTLFSQVLPYLGAKYGWELFQTSWLTNTGTAFWALIIATAWQLVGYLMIIYIAGFTGVPNDVLEAANIDGAGRTSVIRRIILPLTVPAIVICIFISLSRSFLTYDINLALTKGGPFNSTELATYHIVQKAFLSNQYGVGQAEAVVLFAVVAIIALTQSYLLKKLEVES; via the coding sequence ATGAACAAAAAGCTATCACTGAAGAATGCGGGGACGTTTCTGGTCTTCGGAGGTCCCTCTATCTTCGCTTTTGCCGCCGTTGTGATCATACCGTTCATCGTCGGCTTATATTTGACCTTCACGAACTGGGATGTCCGTACAGGCGACAGCAGCCTGATCGGCTTCACGAATTATCTGGAGGTGTTCAGGGACAAGGTGTTCCTTCAGCAGCTGTGGTTCACCCTGAAGTATGTTTTCTTCACCGTGGTGATTGCCAATGTGTTCGCCTTCTTCATCGCGCTTACCCTGACAAGAGGCGGGAGAGGCGAGCAATGGCTGCGCACAGGCTTCTTCACACCCAATCTGGTCGGCGGGATCGTACTCGGCTACCTGTGGCAGACGCTTTTCTCACAAGTGCTGCCTTACCTTGGCGCTAAATACGGCTGGGAGCTGTTTCAGACCTCATGGCTGACGAATACGGGAACGGCATTCTGGGCGCTGATTATTGCGACCGCCTGGCAGCTGGTCGGGTATCTGATGATCATTTATATCGCGGGCTTCACAGGCGTTCCGAATGATGTGCTGGAGGCGGCAAACATCGACGGGGCAGGGCGGACTTCGGTAATCCGCAGAATTATTCTGCCGCTGACGGTTCCTGCGATCGTCATCTGTATTTTCATCTCCCTGTCCCGGTCCTTCTTAACGTATGACATCAACCTGGCCTTAACGAAGGGCGGACCGTTCAATTCAACGGAGCTGGCCACCTACCATATCGTGCAAAAAGCCTTCCTCTCCAATCAATACGGTGTCGGCCAGGCAGAGGCAGTCGTTCTGTTCGCTGTCGTAGCGATTATCGCGTTGACGCAATCCTATCTGCTGAAGAAGCTGGAGGTGGAATCTTAA
- a CDS encoding carbohydrate ABC transporter permease — MNANRRILSGLRTGFLYLLLFAFLTPFLLIIMNSFKTTQQFFESPLSLPTTINFKNYASAFDNMDFMQGFMNSLIITGISVTIIIIFSAMTGYLFVRYKWKVNSIFFFLMLASMALPFQVLMIPMVMLYGNMGLLNTKLTLLFMYLGFGVPFGVFTFHGFIKGIPYELEESAFIEGSTTLRTFFSIVLPLLKPVFVTLLVLDVLWIWNDYLLPSLVLLSPDQKTLPLSTYTFFSSYSVDYAPLMAGLIMTIIPVLIIYLFLQKQIIKGITEGALK, encoded by the coding sequence ATGAATGCTAACCGGCGCATCCTCTCGGGCCTGCGGACAGGATTCCTGTACCTGCTGCTGTTCGCTTTTTTAACACCGTTCCTGCTGATTATTATGAACTCCTTCAAGACCACCCAGCAATTCTTCGAGAGCCCGCTGTCCCTGCCGACAACGATTAATTTCAAGAACTATGCGAGCGCATTTGACAATATGGACTTTATGCAGGGGTTCATGAACTCGCTGATCATTACGGGGATTTCCGTAACGATCATTATTATTTTCTCGGCGATGACCGGGTACTTGTTCGTGCGCTACAAATGGAAGGTGAATTCCATCTTCTTCTTCCTCATGCTGGCCTCCATGGCTCTGCCTTTCCAGGTGCTGATGATTCCTATGGTCATGCTGTACGGGAATATGGGGCTGCTGAATACCAAGCTAACGCTGCTGTTCATGTATCTCGGCTTCGGGGTGCCGTTTGGTGTGTTCACGTTCCACGGCTTTATCAAAGGGATTCCATATGAGCTGGAAGAATCGGCGTTTATCGAAGGGAGCACCACGCTGCGGACGTTTTTCAGTATTGTGCTGCCCTTGCTGAAGCCGGTATTCGTCACCCTGCTGGTGCTCGATGTGCTCTGGATCTGGAATGACTATCTTCTGCCCAGTCTCGTGCTGCTGTCGCCGGATCAGAAGACCCTGCCGCTGTCCACGTATACCTTCTTCTCCTCCTATTCTGTGGACTATGCGCCGCTGATGGCCGGGCTGATTATGACAATTATTCCTGTGCTGATCATCTATCTGTTCCTGCAAAAACAGATCATCAAGGGGATCACGGAAGGTGCGCTGAAATAA
- a CDS encoding LacI family DNA-binding transcriptional regulator, which translates to MANLKDVAKQAGLSVNTVSRVLNNRGYISDKTKEKVYRVMKEMNYQPNEMARALFRKKSNMIGLIIPAISHPFFAELTAYLEYYADLKGYKLLLCNSNRNVSKEVDYIEMLKKNQVDAIIMGSAVLDVQHYLHLGLPIVSFDRVISEDIPVVTSDNLEGGRLAARLLTGKGCRHTVYIQRGIDGPQHHFMLAGLRRQGYEEEMKRAGLAPLYLQLEVEEGSYTGGDTAIAAYLQEHPEIDGVFASSDVIAAEVIHACNLLNKEIPSAMRIVGYDDVQLASMISPRLSTVRQPIQQMSEAIMELAVQQIEGQAVAMTNTFPVTAVERGTT; encoded by the coding sequence ATGGCGAATCTGAAAGACGTCGCAAAGCAGGCAGGACTTTCTGTGAATACAGTGTCCAGAGTCCTTAACAATAGAGGGTATATCAGTGACAAGACGAAGGAGAAGGTCTACCGGGTGATGAAGGAAATGAATTATCAGCCGAATGAAATGGCCCGGGCCCTGTTCCGCAAAAAATCCAATATGATCGGGCTGATCATCCCGGCGATTTCCCATCCTTTTTTTGCCGAGCTGACCGCCTATCTCGAATATTATGCAGACCTTAAGGGCTACAAGCTGCTGCTCTGCAATTCCAACCGCAACGTCTCCAAGGAAGTAGATTATATCGAGATGCTCAAAAAAAACCAGGTCGATGCCATCATCATGGGCAGTGCCGTGCTGGATGTGCAGCATTATCTGCATCTCGGTCTGCCGATTGTCTCCTTCGACCGTGTAATCTCGGAGGACATCCCGGTGGTCACCTCGGATAATCTGGAGGGCGGACGGCTGGCTGCCCGGTTATTAACCGGCAAGGGCTGCCGGCACACGGTCTATATCCAGCGGGGGATCGATGGTCCCCAGCATCACTTCATGCTGGCCGGTCTGAGAAGGCAGGGGTACGAAGAGGAGATGAAGCGCGCCGGACTTGCGCCGCTGTACTTGCAGCTGGAGGTTGAAGAGGGGAGCTATACCGGAGGGGACACCGCCATTGCCGCCTACCTCCAGGAGCATCCTGAGATCGACGGCGTGTTTGCCAGCAGTGATGTGATTGCCGCCGAGGTCATTCATGCCTGCAACCTGCTGAACAAGGAGATTCCTTCCGCGATGCGCATTGTGGGCTATGATGATGTGCAGCTCGCCTCCATGATCTCACCGCGCTTAAGCACGGTCCGGCAGCCGATTCAGCAGATGAGCGAAGCCATTATGGAGCTGGCGGTTCAGCAGATCGAGGGCCAGGCGGTGGCGATGACCAATACGTTCCCGGTAACGGCTGTGGAACGCGGCACGACCTGA
- a CDS encoding IS110 family transposase, whose translation MDAVRMCCAGLDVHQETVVACVLKGPIEQKPQCHLKTFGTTTKELLGLQDWLSEQGCREVVMESTGVLWKPVWNILEGSCDLVLANAQRVKNTPGRKSDMQDARWLAQLHRCGLIEGSMVPEQDIRDLRDLTRYRSKMVQAVTAEKNRIHKILQDANIKLTTFMSDLYGVSGRGLLQKIMDGEVIDEGTVKNLVKTRLKKKVPQLLDALNGKLRRHHREMIRDHWDHLVYLEKRITELEARIEAKAEPYLEVIEQIDSIPGIERTSAVTIFAEVGPHVAEMFPSDAQFASWAGVCPGNNESAGKRRKSKTMQGNKHLKGALCQAAWANSRSSNRIGQFFRRIRKRRGDKKANVATAHLLIRILHALMREKRSYQEIDVSLGDETSKKNTLDRYVNYIQQLGYSVQLNPIQ comes from the coding sequence ATGGATGCTGTACGTATGTGTTGCGCCGGTCTGGACGTGCACCAGGAAACCGTTGTGGCCTGCGTGTTGAAAGGACCGATCGAACAGAAACCCCAATGTCACCTGAAAACCTTTGGGACGACAACCAAAGAATTGCTAGGCCTGCAAGATTGGCTGAGTGAACAAGGCTGTCGGGAGGTGGTGATGGAGAGTACGGGCGTGTTATGGAAACCGGTATGGAACATCTTAGAGGGCAGTTGTGATCTGGTCTTGGCCAACGCCCAGCGGGTAAAGAATACGCCGGGTCGAAAAAGTGACATGCAAGATGCGCGCTGGTTAGCGCAATTGCACCGTTGCGGGCTCATTGAAGGCAGTATGGTGCCCGAACAAGACATCCGGGATTTGCGAGACTTGACCCGTTACCGGAGTAAGATGGTGCAGGCGGTGACGGCGGAGAAAAACCGCATTCACAAAATCCTGCAGGATGCCAACATTAAGCTAACCACCTTTATGTCCGATCTATATGGGGTTTCGGGACGGGGCCTGCTCCAGAAGATCATGGACGGCGAGGTCATCGACGAAGGGACCGTTAAAAACCTGGTCAAAACCCGTTTGAAAAAGAAAGTTCCGCAGTTGCTAGACGCGCTCAATGGCAAGTTGCGCCGTCATCACCGCGAGATGATTCGAGACCACTGGGACCACTTGGTCTATTTGGAGAAAAGGATCACGGAGCTGGAAGCTCGAATCGAGGCGAAGGCAGAACCGTACCTGGAGGTGATTGAACAAATTGACTCCATTCCAGGAATTGAGCGGACGTCTGCCGTGACCATCTTTGCCGAAGTGGGGCCGCATGTCGCGGAAATGTTCCCGAGTGATGCGCAGTTTGCATCATGGGCGGGGGTGTGTCCAGGGAACAACGAAAGCGCGGGAAAGCGAAGAAAGTCAAAAACGATGCAAGGGAACAAGCATCTGAAAGGGGCCTTGTGTCAGGCGGCTTGGGCGAACTCTCGCTCCTCGAACCGGATCGGCCAATTTTTTCGACGAATACGTAAGAGAAGAGGCGATAAAAAAGCAAACGTCGCCACCGCGCATTTGCTGATTCGAATCCTCCATGCCCTGATGCGGGAGAAGAGGTCATACCAAGAAATAGACGTCTCACTAGGCGATGAGACGTCCAAGAAAAACACGTTAGATAGGTACGTGAACTATATCCAGCAGTTAGGATATAGCGTGCAATTAAATCCTATCCAATAG
- a CDS encoding LacI family DNA-binding transcriptional regulator → MAVTIKDVAEKVGVSVTTVSRVLNNRGYLSESLKQKVNDAMEELNYHPSEVARSLLRKKSNIIGLILPDISHPFFGEVTKHIEAYAYEQGYKLMLCNSLHHKKKEKEYIDLLRASRVDGIIMGSHTMSVNDYKSINLPLVSLDRQISKSIPFIASDNYQGGVLATRLLLRKKCRSIAYLSGNLRLSLLAKQRHDAFLEQVSGQEVEYTVRQTDLNGFKYKDYEKLVSSLFEERPELDGVFASSDMLALQVLKQCRRLGRAVPGQVKVVGYDGIAAMDAEDLTTIVQPIKKMGELAVQYLLQQIAGEPVPLETILPVRLAEKGTT, encoded by the coding sequence ATGGCTGTAACCATCAAAGATGTTGCCGAGAAGGTCGGCGTCTCCGTCACTACCGTCTCCCGTGTGCTTAATAACCGGGGATACCTCAGTGAGAGTCTGAAGCAAAAGGTGAACGATGCCATGGAGGAGCTGAATTACCATCCGAGTGAGGTGGCACGCTCCTTGCTGCGCAAGAAGTCCAATATAATCGGCCTGATTCTGCCGGATATCTCCCATCCGTTCTTCGGGGAGGTAACCAAGCATATTGAGGCCTATGCCTATGAACAAGGCTATAAGCTTATGCTGTGCAATTCCCTGCATCACAAGAAAAAAGAGAAAGAGTATATCGATCTGCTGCGGGCCAGCCGGGTTGACGGCATTATCATGGGCAGCCATACGATGAGCGTGAACGATTACAAGTCGATCAACCTGCCGCTGGTGTCGCTGGACCGGCAGATCTCTAAGTCAATTCCGTTCATTGCCTCTGATAACTATCAGGGGGGAGTGCTGGCGACCCGGCTGCTGCTGCGCAAAAAATGCCGGAGCATCGCCTATCTCAGCGGGAATCTGCGCCTGAGTCTGCTGGCCAAGCAAAGGCATGACGCCTTCCTGGAGCAGGTCAGTGGACAAGAGGTTGAATATACTGTCCGGCAAACCGATCTTAACGGATTCAAGTATAAGGATTACGAGAAGCTGGTTAGCAGTCTTTTCGAGGAACGCCCTGAGCTGGACGGTGTATTCGCGAGCAGCGATATGCTGGCGCTGCAGGTGCTGAAGCAATGCAGAAGGCTGGGCAGAGCTGTGCCCGGTCAAGTCAAGGTCGTAGGCTATGACGGAATTGCCGCCATGGATGCGGAGGATCTGACTACCATCGTACAGCCGATTAAAAAGATGGGTGAGCTGGCTGTTCAATATCTGCTTCAGCAGATTGCCGGCGAGCCGGTCCCGCTGGAGACCATTCTTCCCGTCCGGTTAGCGGAGAAGGGAACCACATGA
- a CDS encoding alpha/beta hydrolase translates to MDFIHRVAPELREGIAGLPPLHLPGDLAAARNMAPLPAEPSDRVRITERVLIAGSGPVRIRIYESAKRSKHKLPALLWTHGGGYILGQPSGDDALCESFVIAANCVVVSPDYRLAPEHPYPAAVEDSFAALVWLADPGNDLQIDGARIAVGGASAGGGLAAALALMARDKGGPALCFQLPLYPMLDDRNITPSSYEVTHPAVWNRANNLAAWEMYLGGPAGGADTSPYAAPGRADQLAGLPPAYTCVGQLDPFRDETIDYVARLAQAGVEVEFHLYPGGYHGFEHVVPAAEVARRAREGYIHALARALNS, encoded by the coding sequence ATGGATTTCATTCACCGCGTAGCCCCGGAATTAAGGGAAGGGATCGCTGGCCTGCCGCCGCTGCATTTGCCGGGGGATCTGGCCGCAGCCCGGAATATGGCCCCGCTGCCTGCTGAACCGTCGGACCGCGTCCGCATTACGGAGCGGGTCCTGATTGCCGGTTCCGGGCCGGTGCGGATCAGAATCTATGAATCGGCGAAGCGGAGTAAGCATAAGCTGCCTGCCTTGCTGTGGACTCATGGTGGGGGTTATATTCTGGGCCAGCCTAGCGGCGATGATGCGTTATGCGAGAGCTTTGTTATAGCGGCCAACTGTGTTGTCGTGTCGCCCGATTACCGCCTTGCCCCGGAGCATCCGTACCCGGCAGCGGTGGAAGACAGCTTCGCGGCATTAGTGTGGCTTGCAGATCCGGGGAATGATCTCCAGATTGACGGGGCCAGGATTGCCGTAGGTGGCGCCAGTGCAGGCGGCGGTCTGGCGGCGGCCCTGGCCCTGATGGCTAGAGATAAGGGCGGCCCTGCCCTCTGCTTCCAGCTTCCGCTGTACCCGATGCTGGATGACCGCAACATTACACCTTCCAGCTATGAGGTGACGCATCCTGCGGTGTGGAACCGGGCCAACAATCTGGCAGCGTGGGAGATGTACCTGGGCGGCCCTGCGGGAGGCGCAGACACCTCCCCGTATGCGGCACCCGGCCGTGCGGATCAGTTGGCGGGGCTTCCGCCCGCCTATACCTGCGTCGGACAGCTCGACCCGTTCCGGGATGAGACGATTGACTATGTGGCCCGGCTGGCACAGGCCGGTGTAGAAGTGGAATTTCATCTCTACCCGGGGGGCTATCATGGCTTCGAGCATGTCGTTCCTGCAGCCGAGGTCGCCCGCAGAGCCAGAGAAGGCTATATCCATGCCTTAGCAAGAGCCTTGAACTCTTAA
- a CDS encoding carbohydrate kinase family protein, with translation MFRLGETIRFEEQANDVLTVGELLVDMISNEYGEDTVCDGYTRYFGGSPSNIAINAGKLGIRSHVASAVGRDSLGNFLMNRLQSAGMATSGIQQVDDSTSMVVITKSQATPVPIFYRAADYRLEYNEALEQALIQSSIVHFSCWPISRNPSRRAVERVIETARKHKVLIGFDPNYHPSIWQKGEDGVAYVKSIIPQVDIIKPSEDDAERLFGPGTPEEQIARFLALGAKLVILTLGKDGALVSTGSETISFATKATQIEDTTGAGDAFWSGFYTAMIKGYTLTEALELGFAVSAYKLKFTGAVVDLPALEVIKQLFNL, from the coding sequence GTGTTTAGACTCGGAGAGACAATACGGTTTGAAGAACAGGCGAACGATGTGTTAACAGTGGGCGAGCTGCTCGTGGATATGATCTCCAATGAGTATGGCGAGGACACGGTATGTGATGGATATACCCGTTATTTTGGCGGATCGCCTTCGAATATTGCCATTAATGCAGGGAAGCTGGGCATCCGGTCGCATGTGGCTTCGGCGGTGGGCAGGGATAGCCTGGGCAACTTTCTGATGAACCGGCTGCAGAGCGCCGGAATGGCGACAAGCGGCATCCAGCAGGTCGATGATTCTACCAGTATGGTGGTGATTACGAAGAGTCAGGCTACACCGGTTCCAATCTTTTACCGTGCGGCGGATTACCGGCTGGAGTACAATGAGGCACTGGAGCAAGCCTTGATTCAATCCAGCATTGTCCACTTCTCGTGCTGGCCGATCTCAAGGAACCCGTCCCGTAGGGCGGTAGAGCGGGTGATCGAGACGGCGAGGAAGCATAAGGTGCTGATCGGCTTCGACCCCAACTATCATCCCTCGATTTGGCAGAAGGGGGAGGACGGCGTAGCCTATGTCAAAAGCATCATCCCGCAGGTGGATATCATCAAGCCTTCCGAGGATGACGCCGAGCGTCTGTTCGGACCCGGCACGCCGGAGGAGCAGATCGCCAGATTCCTTGCGCTTGGCGCGAAGCTGGTCATTCTGACGCTGGGCAAGGACGGGGCACTCGTCTCCACCGGCAGCGAAACGATATCGTTTGCCACCAAGGCTACGCAGATTGAAGATACGACTGGAGCAGGGGATGCCTTCTGGTCCGGATTCTATACAGCTATGATCAAAGGGTATACGCTCACAGAGGCGCTGGAGCTTGGATTTGCTGTCAGCGCATACAAACTGAAATTCACGGGTGCGGTAGTCGATCTGCCTGCGCTTGAAGTCATTAAGCAACTATTCAACCTGTAG